Proteins from one Emys orbicularis isolate rEmyOrb1 chromosome 2, rEmyOrb1.hap1, whole genome shotgun sequence genomic window:
- the TMEM249 gene encoding cation channel sperm-associated auxiliary subunit TMEM249, translated as MACESSHLPARVTGVKGRTLHIASLASSFPSKPLAVTTAASQPLSVWADAHLSGAAMLRGAFVLWNLTFFNVERSLARRLQQNTHYPFQVQQPNVFVMEYYKDTLWKGALIFLLCVLGGVFYLKSENYLKSEKVSQDYSGFFVYGILVGFWLLLSSMHKRHLVINHARGCYQIYIKRRLWEEGPLHQIYVRLMAQTDAYGKRFYSLIINGHGLEVLALASLSDNYEHMEFLGRRIARKLKLNYFDYLDVSTRHVIRHRPPLEQDEELQV; from the exons ATGGCCTGCGAGAGCTCACACCTGCCTGCTCGGGTGACAGGTGTGAAAGGCAGGACCCTGCACATCGCATCCCTCGCAAGTTCTTTCCCGTCCAAACCTCTTGCCGTGACCACGGCAGCCAGCCAG CCCCTGTCGGTGTGGGCGGACGCCCACCTCTCGGGAGCAGCCATGCTGCGAGGCGCCTTCGTGCTTTGGAACCTCACCTTCTTCAATGTGGAGAGGAGCCTGGCAcgcaggctgcagcagaacacGCATTACCCCTTCCAGGTGCAGCAGCCCAATG TGTTTGTCATGGAGTATTACAAGGACACGCTGTGGAAGGGGGCCCTGATCTTCCTGCTCTGTGTCCTGGGCGGGGTCTTCTACTTGAAGAGTGAGAACTACTTGAAGAGTGAGAAG GTCTCCCAGGATTACTCCGGCTTCTTCGTCTACGGGATCCTGGTCGGCTTCTGGCTCCTCCTCAGCTCCATGCACAAGCGGCACCTGGTCATCAACCACGCCCGGGGCTGCTACCAGATCTACATCAAGAGGcggctgtgggaggaggggccCCTGCACCAGATCTACGTCCGGCTGATGGCCCAGACAGACG CCTACGGGAAACGCTTCTACAGCCTCATCATCAACGGCCACGGGCTGGAGGTGCTGGCCCTGGCCAGCCTGTCGGACAACTACGAG CACATGGAGTTCCTGGGCAGGCGGATCGCGCGCAAGCTGAAACTCAACTACTTCGACTACCTGGATGTGTCCACGCGCCACGTGATCCGCCACCGGCCCCCGCTGGAGCAGGACGAGGAGCTGCAGGTGTGA
- the LOC135873577 gene encoding F-box/LRR-repeat protein 6-like: MEEPRAAENLGEAGASSEPSGTGQNASKKQSTKASGRPGDASKASKKKKAFKAPRRVAPDYFVQETDNDMLLIISNIGDGQDRPPRRVAKRKHQAPAKNQRLQRIQKTGVAGERKREKGGALAAKESVLGGQAEESGAAAGASWGERLPVEILVQIFQSLVASEGAVPLLCRVARVCRLWYGAASNPVLWQKVSIGFCWVEPGEKQPPQTEKRILGTMEWLVLNRFSLLRDFALCHWKSHVPVVLQALAESCPLLLSLKLTYCNGVTTKSLSTLAERCPRLESLNLQNSQVDSSAVVSFLEAAGSRIRQLWLTYSSQTNAIIATLSSGCCLGLQLLEVTTEIKQSSQHLQLSVEHLQAACQQLQVLRLLNVVWSPKPSPRFVPTSLGFPQLEELCLASTSYSFISDGVLQKILQASTRLRVLDLRGCFRVTPKGLQELPCPDLEQLYLGLYCSNNHLLLPSVGSHLLTWKWHHSLQELDLAGQRFSEHDLECAMAAFGQGSSRAALRSLNLTGTKVTVSTVSALIISCPALSYLNLSSCRYLPRGMKKVYRGQEDIHQCLSKLLASADEPAAAQDTS; this comes from the exons ATGGAAGAGCCCAGGGCAGCAGAGAActtgggagaggctggggcttcTTCAGAACCATCCGGCACAGGGCAGAATGCTTCCAAGAAGCAGAGCACCAAGGCAAGTGGGAGACCAGGGGATGCCAGCAAGGCCTCTAAAAAGAAGAAGGCTTTCAAGGCCCCCAGGAGAGTGGCCCCGGACTACTTTGTTCAAGAGACGGACAATGACATGCTGCTGATCATTTCCAACATAGGTGACGGGCAAGACCGCCCTCCCAGGAGAGTGGCAAAGAGAAAGCACCAAGCGCCAGCAAAGAATCAGCGGCTGCAGCGCATCCAAAAGACGGGTgtggcaggagagagaaagagagagaaaggaggggctctggctgcaaaGGAGTCTGTGCTTGGGGGCCAGGCTGAGGAAAGCGGGGCAGCTGCTGGGGCCTCCTGGGGAGAGCGCCTCCCAGTAGAAATCCTGGTGCAGATCTTCCAGTCTTTGGTGGCGTCTGAGGGGGCCGTGCCCTTGCTCTGCAG AGTGGCCCGTGTGTGCCGGCTGTGGTACGGGGCAGCCTCCAATCCCGTGCTGTGGCAGAAGGTGTCAATCGGCTTCTGCTGGGTGGAGCCTGGCGAAAAGCAGCCTCCCCAGACCGAGAAGAGAATCCTCGGCACGATGGAGTGGCTGGTCCTGAACAG GTTTTCACTTCTCCGGGACTTTGCTCTTTGTCACTGGAAGAGCCACGTGCCCGTTGTCCTGCAG GCCCTTGCGGAGTCCTGCCCCCTTCTCCTATCCCTCAAGCTGACCTACTGCAATGGAGTGACCACCAAGTCCCTGAGCACACTGGCCGAACGCTGCCCCCGGCTGGAAAGCTTAAACCTGCAGAATTCCCAG GTTGACTCCTCGGCTGTGGTGAGCTTTCTGGAGGCCGCTGGCTCTCGGATCCGGCAGCTCTGGCTGACGTACAGCAGCCAAACGAATGCCATCATCGCCACGCTCTCG AGCGGTTGCTGCCTtgggctgcagctcctggaggtGACCACGGAGATCAAGCAGAGCAGCCAGCACCTCCAGCTCTCAGTAGAGCACCTGCAGGCAGCCTGCCAGCAGCTGCAG GTGCTGCGTCTGCTCAATGTGGTCTGGTCCCCGAAGCCAAGCCCTCGGTTCGTCCCCACCTCCTTGGGCTTCCCACAACTAGAGGAGCTGTGCCTGGCCTCCACCTCTTATTCCTTTATCAGTGACGGCGTCCTGCAGAAGATCCTGCAGGCCTCCACCAGGCTGCGGGTACTGGATCTGCGTGGCTGCTTCCGCGTGACACCCAAGGGGCTGCAGGAGTTGCCGTGCCCTG ATCTAGAGCAGCTGTACCTGGGCCTGTACTGCAGCAATAaccacctgctcctgccctcggTGGGCAGCCATCTGCTCACCTGGAAGTGGCACCACAGCCTGCAGGAGCTCGATCTGGCAGGGCAGCGCTTCAGCGAGCACGACCTGGAGTGCGCCATGGCCGCCTTCGGGCAGGGCAGCAGCCGGGCAGCCCTGCGATCCCTCAACCTGACTGGGACCAAGGTCACCGTGAGCACTGTCAG TGCCCTGATCATCAGCTGTCCTGCCCTGAGCTACCTCAACCTGTCGTCCTGCCGCTACCTGCCCCGGGGCATGAAGAAGGTGTATCGGGGCCAGGAGGACATCCACCAGTGCTTGAGCAAGCTGCTGGCCAGCGCCGACGAGCCGGCCGCTGCACAGGATACGTCGTAA